The proteins below are encoded in one region of Struthio camelus isolate bStrCam1 chromosome 11, bStrCam1.hap1, whole genome shotgun sequence:
- the DGKK gene encoding diacylglycerol kinase kappa isoform X6 encodes MQKSVKEGLLLKQTSSFQRWKRRYFKLRGRTLYYAKDCKSLIFDEVDLSDASVAETSTKNINNSFTVITPFRKLILCAENRKEMEDWISALKSVQKWEIHEATQFNMEHFSGMHNWYACSHARPTFCNVCREALSGVTSHGLSCEVCKFKAHKRCAVRATNNCKWTTLASIGTEIIEDEDGVAMPHQWLEGNLPVSARCAVCDRTCGSVRRLQDWRCLWCKAIVHSACKELFGKRCPLGAYKVSIIPPTALNSIDSDGFWKATCPSSCSSPLLAFVNSKSGDNQGVKFLRKFKQFLNPAQVFDLMNGGPHLGLRLFQKFSTFRILVCGGDGSVGWVLSEIDALGLHKQCQLGVLPLGTGNDLARVLGWGSLCDDDTQLLQILEKLERATTKMLDRWSVLTYEAPKQSPPAVKEEENGDSNIQAQISHYADSVAFHLAKILESDKHSVVISSAKFLCGTVNDFVAEVGRAYKRATENKQEAELMARKCAMLNEKLDSLVRELNDEAQAITVPEGMSQAMPADAKDHDKESGFNPSPVPRIFKSKEQLMLRANSLKKALRQIIEQAEKAVDEQNKQTQAYCGTMGPTKKDSSEECNKEAERLSSRRETVTSATSSIILDRPDTFGTLQFPEDPSALQFSEKCVMNNYFGIGLDAKISLEFNNKRDEHPKKCSSRTKNMMWYGVLGTKELLQRTYKNLEQRVQLECDGVPISLPSLQGIAVLNIPSYAGGINFWGGTKEDNNFGAPSFDDKKLEVVAVFGSIQMAVSRVINLQHHRIAQCRMVKITIRGDEGVPVQVDGEAWIQPPGIIKIQHKNRAQMLTRDRAFENTLKSWEDKQKGESYRAAARPRLSSQQSMEYLTDEETGLLLQVSQVAETLIARIHEAAKAHKAMEQELAHAVNTSSLALSETLSNKAANSPEFLSRNAAVEVVLSIKALYTETRAFLEGKVVSAGSESTPSPPVEGSSLEEGTGPLASAPAHGRGAGDGPCPLQLDSPQEEEALHGPLSVLGQELQRLLDIHWLAPIAHSAEEENVGTANKGSFKLRLNIPKPRKDKDKVPKQKSNSVLPADKWGSEEVAAWLESLGLGEYRDIFVRHDIQGSELILLERRDLKDLGITKVGHMKRILQAIKELSSTP; translated from the exons ATGCAG AAAAGTGTGAAGGAGGGGCTGTTACTGAAGCAGACGAGCTCCTTCCAGAGGTGGAAGAGGCGATACTTCAAGCTGCGGGGCAGGACGCTGTACTATGCCAAGGACTGCAAG TCTCTGATCTTCGATGAGGTCGACCTATCTGATGCCAGCGTGGCGGAGACCAGCACCAAGAACATCAACAACAGCTTCACG GTGATCACGCCTTTCCGGAAGCTCATCTTATGTGCAGAGAACCGCAAGGAGATGGAAGACTGGATCAGTGCCCTGAAGTCTGTCCAGAAGTGGGAAATCCATGAG GCCACGCAGTTCAACATGGAGCACTTCTCGGGCATGCACAACTGGTACGCCTGCTCCCACGCCAGGCCCACCTTCTGCAACGTGTGCCGCGAAGCCCTCTCAGGGGTCACCTCCCATGGCCTATCCTGTGAAG TCTGCAAGTTCAAGGCCCACAAGCGCTGTGCAGTGAGAGCCACCAACAACTGCAAGTGGACGACCTTGGCCTCCATCGGCACAGAAATCATCGAGGATGAGGACGGG gtGGCCATGCCCCACCAGTGGCTGGAGGGGAACCTGCCCGTCAGCGCGCGCTGTGCCGTGTGTGACCGGACCTGTGGGAGTGTCCGGAGGCTGCAGGACTGGCGGTGTCTCTGGTGCAAGGCCATT GTTCACAGCGCCTGCAAGGAGCTCTTTGGGAAGAGGTGCCCCCTGGGCGCGTACAAAGTTTCCATCATCCCACCAACCGCTTTGAACAGCATCGATTCAGACG GTTTCTGGAAGGCCACCTGCCCCTCATCCTGCTCCAGCCCACTCCTGGCCTTCGTCAACTCCAAAAGCGGGGACAACCAGGGCGTCAAGTTTCTGCGCAAGTTCAAGCAGTTCCTCAACCCGGCCCAAGTCTTTGACCTCATGAATGGCGGCCCGCACCTCGG GCTGCGACTCTTCCAGAAGTTTTCCACCTTCCGGATCCTGGTGTGTGGGGGAGACGGCAGCGTGGGCTGGGTCCTCTCTGAAATCGATGCCCTTGGCCTGCACAAGCAA TGCCAGCTGGGTGTCCTACCCTTGGGGACCGGCAATGACCTGGCAcgggtgctgggctggggcagcctgTGTGATGATGACACCCAGCTGCTGCAGATCCTGGAGAAGCTAGAAAGGGCCACCACAAAGATGCTGGACCG GTGGAGCGTGTTGACCTATGAGGCACCCAAGCAATCTCCCCCAGctgtgaaggaggaggagaatgggGACTCCAACATCCAG GCCCAGATCTCCCACTACGCCGACTCCGTTGCCTTCCACCTGGCCAAGATCCTGGAGTCCGACAAGCACTCGGTGGTGATCTCGTCTGCAAA GTTCCTGTGTGGCACCGTGAATGACTTTGTGGCTGAAGTCGGCAGGGCTTACAAGAGAGCTACTGAGAACAAGCAGGAGGCTGAGCTGATGGCACGGAAG TGCGCCATGCTGAACGAGAAGCTGGACTCGCTGGTGCGGGAGCTGAACGATGAGGCTCAAGCCATCACGGTCCCTGAGGGAATGTCGCAGGCCATGCCGGCTGATGCCAAGGACCACGACAAAGAAAGTGGCTTCAACCCTAGCCCTGTGCCTCGCATTTTCAAATCCAAGGAGCAACTCATGCTGCGGGCAAACAGCCTGAAGAAAGCCCTGCGGCAAATCATTGAGCAAGCAGAGAAAG CTGTGgatgagcagaacaagcagacccAAGCCTACTGTGGCACCATGGGCCCCACCAAGAAGGACAGCTCGGAGGAGTGCAACAAGGAGGCGGAGAGGCTCA GCTCCCGGCGAGAGACAGTGACCTCTGCAACCTCCTCCATCATCCTCGACAGGCCTGACACCTTCGGCACTTTGCAGTTCCCTGAAGACCCCAGCGCCCT CCAATTCTCGGAGAAATGTGTCATGAATAACTACTTTGGCATCGGCCTGGATGCAAAGATCTCTCTGGAGTTCAACAACAAACGAGATGAGCATCCCAAGAAATGCAG CAGTCGCACCAAGAATATGATGTGGTATGGGGTGCTGGGCACGAAGGAGCTCCTGCAGCGCACCTACAAGAACCTGGAGCAGCGAGTGCAGCTGGAG TGCGACGGGGTGCCCAtctccctgcccagcctgcagggcaTTGCTGTCCTCAACATCCCCAGCTATGCTGGGGGCATCAACTTCTGGGGAGGCACCAAGGAGGACAAC AACTTTGGGGCTCCATCCTTTGATGACAAGAAGCTGGAGGTAGTGGCCGTCTTCGGCAGCATCCAGATGGCTGTGTCACGAGTTATCAATCTCCAGCACCACCGCATAGCTCAG TGCCGTATGGTGAAGATCACAATCCGGGGGGATGAGGGCGTCCCAGTGCAGGTGGATGGAGAAGCCTGGATCCAGCCACCAGGAATCATCAAGATCCAGCACAAGAACCGAGCCCAGATGCTGACAAGAGATCGG GCCTTTGAAAACACCCTCAAGTCCTGGGAGGACAAGCAGAAAGGGGAGAGCTACCGAGCAGCTGCCCGGCCTCGGCTCAGCTCCCAGCAGTCCATGGAGTACCTGACCGATGAGGAAACTGGCCTCTTGCTGCAGGTCTCGCAGGTTGCTGAGACCCTCATTGCCAG GATCCACGAGGCAGCCAAGGCTCACAAAGCCATGGAGCAGGAGCTGGCCCACGCCGTCAACACCAGCTCTCTGGCGCTGAGTGAGACCCTGTCCAACAAAGCCGCTAACAGCCCGGAG TTTCTCAGCAGGAATGCGGCTGTGGAGGTGGTGCTGAGCATCAAGGCGCTGTACACTGAGACCAGGGCATTCCTGGAAGGGAAGGTGGTGAGTGCAGGGTCGGAGAGCACCCCAAGCCCCCCAGTGGAGGGGTCCTCGCTGGAGGAGGGTACCGGGCCCTTGGCCAGTGCCCCAGCTCATGGCAGAGGGGCTGGGGACGGTCCCTGTCCCCTGCAGCTGGACTcaccgcaggaggaggaggcactgCACGGTCCCCTGAGCGTGCTCGGCCAGGAGCTGCAGAGGCTGCTAGACATCCACTGGCTGGCCCCCATTGCCCACTCTGCTGAGGAG GAAAACGTTGGGACAGCCAACAAGGGCAGCTTCAAGCTTCGCCTCAACATCCCCAAGCCCAGGAAAGATAAAGACAAGGTGCCAAAGCAGAAATCCAACAGCGTCCTCCCAG CAGACAAGTGGGGCTCCGAGGAGGTGGCAGCTTGGCTGGAATCACTTGGTTTAGGGGAGTACAGAGACATTTTTGTCCGCCATGACATCCAGGGCTCTGAGTTGATCCTGCTGGAGAGGAGAGACCTGAAG GACCTGGGGATCACCAAAGTGGGCCACATGAAGAGAATCCTCCAGGCCATTAAGGAGCTCAGCAGCACGCCCTAG
- the DGKK gene encoding diacylglycerol kinase kappa isoform X2 codes for MAEKLVSGDLFLRKARESVSSLDSDKLAPISPEAGGEESSDSEGEQEDSSHKLIRKVSTSGQMRSKKSVKEGLLLKQTSSFQRWKRRYFKLRGRTLYYAKDCKSLIFDEVDLSDASVAETSTKNINNSFTVITPFRKLILCAENRKEMEDWISALKSVQKWEIHEATQFNMEHFSGMHNWYACSHARPTFCNVCREALSGVTSHGLSCEVCKFKAHKRCAVRATNNCKWTTLASIGTEIIEDEDGVAMPHQWLEGNLPVSARCAVCDRTCGSVRRLQDWRCLWCKAIVHSACKELFGKRCPLGAYKVSIIPPTALNSIDSDGFWKATCPSSCSSPLLAFVNSKSGDNQGVKFLRKFKQFLNPAQVFDLMNGGPHLGLRLFQKFSTFRILVCGGDGSVGWVLSEIDALGLHKQCQLGVLPLGTGNDLARVLGWGSLCDDDTQLLQILEKLERATTKMLDRWSVLTYEAPKQSPPAVKEEENGDSNIQAQISHYADSVAFHLAKILESDKHSVVISSAKFLCGTVNDFVAEVGRAYKRATENKQEAELMARKCAMLNEKLDSLVRELNDEAQAITVPEGMSQAMPADAKDHDKESGFNPSPVPRIFKSKEQLMLRANSLKKALRQIIEQAEKAVDEQNKQTQAYCGTMGPTKKDSSEECNKEAERLSSRRETVTSATSSIILDRPDTFGTLQFPEDPSALQFSEKCVMNNYFGIGLDAKISLEFNNKRDEHPKKCSSRTKNMMWYGVLGTKELLQRTYKNLEQRVQLECDGVPISLPSLQGIAVLNIPSYAGGINFWGGTKEDNNFGAPSFDDKKLEVVAVFGSIQMAVSRVINLQHHRIAQCRMVKITIRGDEGVPVQVDGEAWIQPPGIIKIQHKNRAQMLTRDRAFENTLKSWEDKQKGESYRAAARPRLSSQQSMEYLTDEETGLLLQVSQVAETLIARIHEAAKAHKAMEQELAHAVNTSSLALSETLSNKAANSPEFLSRNAAVEVVLSIKALYTETRAFLEGKVVSAGSESTPSPPVEGSSLEEGTGPLASAPAHGRGAGDGPCPLQLDSPQEEEALHGPLSVLGQELQRLLDIHWLAPIAHSAEEENVGTANKGSFKLRLNIPKPRKDKDKVPKQKSNSVLPDKWGSEEVAAWLESLGLGEYRDIFVRHDIQGSELILLERRDLKDLGITKVGHMKRILQAIKELSSTP; via the exons ATGGCCGAGAAACTGGTGTCCGGAGACCTGTTCCTGAGGAAGGCCCGGGAATCGGTGTCATCCCTGGACTCGGATAAGCTGGCACCCATCTCACccgaggcaggaggagaggagtcATCCGACAGTGAAGGGGAGCAGGAGGACAGTTCCCACAAGCTCATCCGGAAGGTGTCCACGTCTGGGCAGATGAGGAGCAAG AAAAGTGTGAAGGAGGGGCTGTTACTGAAGCAGACGAGCTCCTTCCAGAGGTGGAAGAGGCGATACTTCAAGCTGCGGGGCAGGACGCTGTACTATGCCAAGGACTGCAAG TCTCTGATCTTCGATGAGGTCGACCTATCTGATGCCAGCGTGGCGGAGACCAGCACCAAGAACATCAACAACAGCTTCACG GTGATCACGCCTTTCCGGAAGCTCATCTTATGTGCAGAGAACCGCAAGGAGATGGAAGACTGGATCAGTGCCCTGAAGTCTGTCCAGAAGTGGGAAATCCATGAG GCCACGCAGTTCAACATGGAGCACTTCTCGGGCATGCACAACTGGTACGCCTGCTCCCACGCCAGGCCCACCTTCTGCAACGTGTGCCGCGAAGCCCTCTCAGGGGTCACCTCCCATGGCCTATCCTGTGAAG TCTGCAAGTTCAAGGCCCACAAGCGCTGTGCAGTGAGAGCCACCAACAACTGCAAGTGGACGACCTTGGCCTCCATCGGCACAGAAATCATCGAGGATGAGGACGGG gtGGCCATGCCCCACCAGTGGCTGGAGGGGAACCTGCCCGTCAGCGCGCGCTGTGCCGTGTGTGACCGGACCTGTGGGAGTGTCCGGAGGCTGCAGGACTGGCGGTGTCTCTGGTGCAAGGCCATT GTTCACAGCGCCTGCAAGGAGCTCTTTGGGAAGAGGTGCCCCCTGGGCGCGTACAAAGTTTCCATCATCCCACCAACCGCTTTGAACAGCATCGATTCAGACG GTTTCTGGAAGGCCACCTGCCCCTCATCCTGCTCCAGCCCACTCCTGGCCTTCGTCAACTCCAAAAGCGGGGACAACCAGGGCGTCAAGTTTCTGCGCAAGTTCAAGCAGTTCCTCAACCCGGCCCAAGTCTTTGACCTCATGAATGGCGGCCCGCACCTCGG GCTGCGACTCTTCCAGAAGTTTTCCACCTTCCGGATCCTGGTGTGTGGGGGAGACGGCAGCGTGGGCTGGGTCCTCTCTGAAATCGATGCCCTTGGCCTGCACAAGCAA TGCCAGCTGGGTGTCCTACCCTTGGGGACCGGCAATGACCTGGCAcgggtgctgggctggggcagcctgTGTGATGATGACACCCAGCTGCTGCAGATCCTGGAGAAGCTAGAAAGGGCCACCACAAAGATGCTGGACCG GTGGAGCGTGTTGACCTATGAGGCACCCAAGCAATCTCCCCCAGctgtgaaggaggaggagaatgggGACTCCAACATCCAG GCCCAGATCTCCCACTACGCCGACTCCGTTGCCTTCCACCTGGCCAAGATCCTGGAGTCCGACAAGCACTCGGTGGTGATCTCGTCTGCAAA GTTCCTGTGTGGCACCGTGAATGACTTTGTGGCTGAAGTCGGCAGGGCTTACAAGAGAGCTACTGAGAACAAGCAGGAGGCTGAGCTGATGGCACGGAAG TGCGCCATGCTGAACGAGAAGCTGGACTCGCTGGTGCGGGAGCTGAACGATGAGGCTCAAGCCATCACGGTCCCTGAGGGAATGTCGCAGGCCATGCCGGCTGATGCCAAGGACCACGACAAAGAAAGTGGCTTCAACCCTAGCCCTGTGCCTCGCATTTTCAAATCCAAGGAGCAACTCATGCTGCGGGCAAACAGCCTGAAGAAAGCCCTGCGGCAAATCATTGAGCAAGCAGAGAAAG CTGTGgatgagcagaacaagcagacccAAGCCTACTGTGGCACCATGGGCCCCACCAAGAAGGACAGCTCGGAGGAGTGCAACAAGGAGGCGGAGAGGCTCA GCTCCCGGCGAGAGACAGTGACCTCTGCAACCTCCTCCATCATCCTCGACAGGCCTGACACCTTCGGCACTTTGCAGTTCCCTGAAGACCCCAGCGCCCT CCAATTCTCGGAGAAATGTGTCATGAATAACTACTTTGGCATCGGCCTGGATGCAAAGATCTCTCTGGAGTTCAACAACAAACGAGATGAGCATCCCAAGAAATGCAG CAGTCGCACCAAGAATATGATGTGGTATGGGGTGCTGGGCACGAAGGAGCTCCTGCAGCGCACCTACAAGAACCTGGAGCAGCGAGTGCAGCTGGAG TGCGACGGGGTGCCCAtctccctgcccagcctgcagggcaTTGCTGTCCTCAACATCCCCAGCTATGCTGGGGGCATCAACTTCTGGGGAGGCACCAAGGAGGACAAC AACTTTGGGGCTCCATCCTTTGATGACAAGAAGCTGGAGGTAGTGGCCGTCTTCGGCAGCATCCAGATGGCTGTGTCACGAGTTATCAATCTCCAGCACCACCGCATAGCTCAG TGCCGTATGGTGAAGATCACAATCCGGGGGGATGAGGGCGTCCCAGTGCAGGTGGATGGAGAAGCCTGGATCCAGCCACCAGGAATCATCAAGATCCAGCACAAGAACCGAGCCCAGATGCTGACAAGAGATCGG GCCTTTGAAAACACCCTCAAGTCCTGGGAGGACAAGCAGAAAGGGGAGAGCTACCGAGCAGCTGCCCGGCCTCGGCTCAGCTCCCAGCAGTCCATGGAGTACCTGACCGATGAGGAAACTGGCCTCTTGCTGCAGGTCTCGCAGGTTGCTGAGACCCTCATTGCCAG GATCCACGAGGCAGCCAAGGCTCACAAAGCCATGGAGCAGGAGCTGGCCCACGCCGTCAACACCAGCTCTCTGGCGCTGAGTGAGACCCTGTCCAACAAAGCCGCTAACAGCCCGGAG TTTCTCAGCAGGAATGCGGCTGTGGAGGTGGTGCTGAGCATCAAGGCGCTGTACACTGAGACCAGGGCATTCCTGGAAGGGAAGGTGGTGAGTGCAGGGTCGGAGAGCACCCCAAGCCCCCCAGTGGAGGGGTCCTCGCTGGAGGAGGGTACCGGGCCCTTGGCCAGTGCCCCAGCTCATGGCAGAGGGGCTGGGGACGGTCCCTGTCCCCTGCAGCTGGACTcaccgcaggaggaggaggcactgCACGGTCCCCTGAGCGTGCTCGGCCAGGAGCTGCAGAGGCTGCTAGACATCCACTGGCTGGCCCCCATTGCCCACTCTGCTGAGGAG GAAAACGTTGGGACAGCCAACAAGGGCAGCTTCAAGCTTCGCCTCAACATCCCCAAGCCCAGGAAAGATAAAGACAAGGTGCCAAAGCAGAAATCCAACAGCGTCCTCCCAG ACAAGTGGGGCTCCGAGGAGGTGGCAGCTTGGCTGGAATCACTTGGTTTAGGGGAGTACAGAGACATTTTTGTCCGCCATGACATCCAGGGCTCTGAGTTGATCCTGCTGGAGAGGAGAGACCTGAAG GACCTGGGGATCACCAAAGTGGGCCACATGAAGAGAATCCTCCAGGCCATTAAGGAGCTCAGCAGCACGCCCTAG
- the DGKK gene encoding diacylglycerol kinase kappa isoform X7 — protein MEDWISALKSVQKWEIHEATQFNMEHFSGMHNWYACSHARPTFCNVCREALSGVTSHGLSCEVCKFKAHKRCAVRATNNCKWTTLASIGTEIIEDEDGVAMPHQWLEGNLPVSARCAVCDRTCGSVRRLQDWRCLWCKAIVHSACKELFGKRCPLGAYKVSIIPPTALNSIDSDGFWKATCPSSCSSPLLAFVNSKSGDNQGVKFLRKFKQFLNPAQVFDLMNGGPHLGLRLFQKFSTFRILVCGGDGSVGWVLSEIDALGLHKQCQLGVLPLGTGNDLARVLGWGSLCDDDTQLLQILEKLERATTKMLDRWSVLTYEAPKQSPPAVKEEENGDSNIQAQISHYADSVAFHLAKILESDKHSVVISSAKFLCGTVNDFVAEVGRAYKRATENKQEAELMARKCAMLNEKLDSLVRELNDEAQAITVPEGMSQAMPADAKDHDKESGFNPSPVPRIFKSKEQLMLRANSLKKALRQIIEQAEKAVDEQNKQTQAYCGTMGPTKKDSSEECNKEAERLSSRRETVTSATSSIILDRPDTFGTLQFPEDPSALQFSEKCVMNNYFGIGLDAKISLEFNNKRDEHPKKCSSRTKNMMWYGVLGTKELLQRTYKNLEQRVQLECDGVPISLPSLQGIAVLNIPSYAGGINFWGGTKEDNNFGAPSFDDKKLEVVAVFGSIQMAVSRVINLQHHRIAQCRMVKITIRGDEGVPVQVDGEAWIQPPGIIKIQHKNRAQMLTRDRAFENTLKSWEDKQKGESYRAAARPRLSSQQSMEYLTDEETGLLLQVSQVAETLIARIHEAAKAHKAMEQELAHAVNTSSLALSETLSNKAANSPEFLSRNAAVEVVLSIKALYTETRAFLEGKVVSAGSESTPSPPVEGSSLEEGTGPLASAPAHGRGAGDGPCPLQLDSPQEEEALHGPLSVLGQELQRLLDIHWLAPIAHSAEEENVGTANKGSFKLRLNIPKPRKDKDKVPKQKSNSVLPADKWGSEEVAAWLESLGLGEYRDIFVRHDIQGSELILLERRDLKDLGITKVGHMKRILQAIKELSSTP, from the exons ATGGAAGACTGGATCAGTGCCCTGAAGTCTGTCCAGAAGTGGGAAATCCATGAG GCCACGCAGTTCAACATGGAGCACTTCTCGGGCATGCACAACTGGTACGCCTGCTCCCACGCCAGGCCCACCTTCTGCAACGTGTGCCGCGAAGCCCTCTCAGGGGTCACCTCCCATGGCCTATCCTGTGAAG TCTGCAAGTTCAAGGCCCACAAGCGCTGTGCAGTGAGAGCCACCAACAACTGCAAGTGGACGACCTTGGCCTCCATCGGCACAGAAATCATCGAGGATGAGGACGGG gtGGCCATGCCCCACCAGTGGCTGGAGGGGAACCTGCCCGTCAGCGCGCGCTGTGCCGTGTGTGACCGGACCTGTGGGAGTGTCCGGAGGCTGCAGGACTGGCGGTGTCTCTGGTGCAAGGCCATT GTTCACAGCGCCTGCAAGGAGCTCTTTGGGAAGAGGTGCCCCCTGGGCGCGTACAAAGTTTCCATCATCCCACCAACCGCTTTGAACAGCATCGATTCAGACG GTTTCTGGAAGGCCACCTGCCCCTCATCCTGCTCCAGCCCACTCCTGGCCTTCGTCAACTCCAAAAGCGGGGACAACCAGGGCGTCAAGTTTCTGCGCAAGTTCAAGCAGTTCCTCAACCCGGCCCAAGTCTTTGACCTCATGAATGGCGGCCCGCACCTCGG GCTGCGACTCTTCCAGAAGTTTTCCACCTTCCGGATCCTGGTGTGTGGGGGAGACGGCAGCGTGGGCTGGGTCCTCTCTGAAATCGATGCCCTTGGCCTGCACAAGCAA TGCCAGCTGGGTGTCCTACCCTTGGGGACCGGCAATGACCTGGCAcgggtgctgggctggggcagcctgTGTGATGATGACACCCAGCTGCTGCAGATCCTGGAGAAGCTAGAAAGGGCCACCACAAAGATGCTGGACCG GTGGAGCGTGTTGACCTATGAGGCACCCAAGCAATCTCCCCCAGctgtgaaggaggaggagaatgggGACTCCAACATCCAG GCCCAGATCTCCCACTACGCCGACTCCGTTGCCTTCCACCTGGCCAAGATCCTGGAGTCCGACAAGCACTCGGTGGTGATCTCGTCTGCAAA GTTCCTGTGTGGCACCGTGAATGACTTTGTGGCTGAAGTCGGCAGGGCTTACAAGAGAGCTACTGAGAACAAGCAGGAGGCTGAGCTGATGGCACGGAAG TGCGCCATGCTGAACGAGAAGCTGGACTCGCTGGTGCGGGAGCTGAACGATGAGGCTCAAGCCATCACGGTCCCTGAGGGAATGTCGCAGGCCATGCCGGCTGATGCCAAGGACCACGACAAAGAAAGTGGCTTCAACCCTAGCCCTGTGCCTCGCATTTTCAAATCCAAGGAGCAACTCATGCTGCGGGCAAACAGCCTGAAGAAAGCCCTGCGGCAAATCATTGAGCAAGCAGAGAAAG CTGTGgatgagcagaacaagcagacccAAGCCTACTGTGGCACCATGGGCCCCACCAAGAAGGACAGCTCGGAGGAGTGCAACAAGGAGGCGGAGAGGCTCA GCTCCCGGCGAGAGACAGTGACCTCTGCAACCTCCTCCATCATCCTCGACAGGCCTGACACCTTCGGCACTTTGCAGTTCCCTGAAGACCCCAGCGCCCT CCAATTCTCGGAGAAATGTGTCATGAATAACTACTTTGGCATCGGCCTGGATGCAAAGATCTCTCTGGAGTTCAACAACAAACGAGATGAGCATCCCAAGAAATGCAG CAGTCGCACCAAGAATATGATGTGGTATGGGGTGCTGGGCACGAAGGAGCTCCTGCAGCGCACCTACAAGAACCTGGAGCAGCGAGTGCAGCTGGAG TGCGACGGGGTGCCCAtctccctgcccagcctgcagggcaTTGCTGTCCTCAACATCCCCAGCTATGCTGGGGGCATCAACTTCTGGGGAGGCACCAAGGAGGACAAC AACTTTGGGGCTCCATCCTTTGATGACAAGAAGCTGGAGGTAGTGGCCGTCTTCGGCAGCATCCAGATGGCTGTGTCACGAGTTATCAATCTCCAGCACCACCGCATAGCTCAG TGCCGTATGGTGAAGATCACAATCCGGGGGGATGAGGGCGTCCCAGTGCAGGTGGATGGAGAAGCCTGGATCCAGCCACCAGGAATCATCAAGATCCAGCACAAGAACCGAGCCCAGATGCTGACAAGAGATCGG GCCTTTGAAAACACCCTCAAGTCCTGGGAGGACAAGCAGAAAGGGGAGAGCTACCGAGCAGCTGCCCGGCCTCGGCTCAGCTCCCAGCAGTCCATGGAGTACCTGACCGATGAGGAAACTGGCCTCTTGCTGCAGGTCTCGCAGGTTGCTGAGACCCTCATTGCCAG GATCCACGAGGCAGCCAAGGCTCACAAAGCCATGGAGCAGGAGCTGGCCCACGCCGTCAACACCAGCTCTCTGGCGCTGAGTGAGACCCTGTCCAACAAAGCCGCTAACAGCCCGGAG TTTCTCAGCAGGAATGCGGCTGTGGAGGTGGTGCTGAGCATCAAGGCGCTGTACACTGAGACCAGGGCATTCCTGGAAGGGAAGGTGGTGAGTGCAGGGTCGGAGAGCACCCCAAGCCCCCCAGTGGAGGGGTCCTCGCTGGAGGAGGGTACCGGGCCCTTGGCCAGTGCCCCAGCTCATGGCAGAGGGGCTGGGGACGGTCCCTGTCCCCTGCAGCTGGACTcaccgcaggaggaggaggcactgCACGGTCCCCTGAGCGTGCTCGGCCAGGAGCTGCAGAGGCTGCTAGACATCCACTGGCTGGCCCCCATTGCCCACTCTGCTGAGGAG GAAAACGTTGGGACAGCCAACAAGGGCAGCTTCAAGCTTCGCCTCAACATCCCCAAGCCCAGGAAAGATAAAGACAAGGTGCCAAAGCAGAAATCCAACAGCGTCCTCCCAG CAGACAAGTGGGGCTCCGAGGAGGTGGCAGCTTGGCTGGAATCACTTGGTTTAGGGGAGTACAGAGACATTTTTGTCCGCCATGACATCCAGGGCTCTGAGTTGATCCTGCTGGAGAGGAGAGACCTGAAG GACCTGGGGATCACCAAAGTGGGCCACATGAAGAGAATCCTCCAGGCCATTAAGGAGCTCAGCAGCACGCCCTAG